In Candidatus Hydrogenedentota bacterium, the genomic window AATTGTAGTCGCGGTAATACGCCGCGTGTGCATTGTTTGAACAACGAACTGCAGGTTTGCGGGCAGCAAGCGCCCCCTGAGGGGGTGCAGGATGCCGGAAACGCACTCAGAGCCGAAATCGGTGAAGGGGGCGTTTCGTGCGTGCAGCCCCGGCGGCGAGGCCGGGGGGCAGAGGAAGCCATTATCGAGGTCATCCTGCCTGTAAACCATGCATAAAGGAGGACATAGAATGCCGAAAATGAAAACCAACAAATCCGCTTCGAAGCGGTTCAGCTTTACAAAGAAGGGCAAGATCAAGCGGCATAAGGCGTTCGCAAGCCATTTGAAAACCCACAAGTCCGCCAAGCGCAAGCGGGGTCTGCGAACCGCCGCTATCCTGGGGCCGGAAGATTCGGCCCGCGTGAAGCGGATGCTGCCCTACGGCTGAGGTCTCCGGGATTGGAAATGCTCCCCCGTCCGTAGGACGGTCAACTTTGCAAGGAATTGAGTCATGCCACAAGCAACAAACGCTCCTGCGTCGCGCCGCCGCCGCAAGAAGATTATCAAACTGGCTTCGGGATACCGTGGAAGCCGGCACCGCCTTCTCAAGACCGCCCGGCAGGCGGTCGAACATTCGGGCATTTACGCCTACCGCGACCGCAAGGTGCGCAAACGCGAGTTCCGCAAACTCTGGATCGCGCGCATCAACGCCGCGACACGCGCCAACGGCATACCGTATAGCCGGTTTATTCTCGGCCTGCGGAAGGCCAATATCGATGTCAACCGCAAGATGCTTGCCGACATGGCGGTATCGGACGAAGCCGGATTCACGAAGCTGGTAGAATTAGCCAAAGCCGAACTCGATTAGGCGAGGCGATCATGCGAATTGTACCGGCCGTCGATATCCGGGGTGGGCGTTGCGTCAACCTGGTGCAAGGCGATTACGACCGGGAAACCGTGTTCTCGGACGAGCCCGTCGACCAAGCCCGCCGGTGGTTTGAAGCGGTCCGCGGCTTGATTCATATCGTCGACCTGGACGGTGCGCGCGAGGGCCGCCTCTGCGCCCTCGGCGTGTTGCGGAACCTTCACGAGGCGGGTATCCCCTTCGAGATTGGCGGCGGCATTCGCGCCATGGCGGACGTGGACTCCGCCGCCGCCGCCGGCGCCGGCCGCGTGATTCTGGGCACGGCCGCTTACCGCGACCCTGAGTTCCTTCAACAGGCTATCGCCCGGTACCCGGGAAAAATCGCCGTCGGAGTGGATGCACGCGACGGCCGTGTCGCGCTGAGCGCGTGGCGCGATACCACCGACAGGGACGCCGTGGAATTCGCCCGGGATATGCAGCGAGCAGGCGCCGCCCGCATCATCTATACGGACATCAACAGCGACGGCATGATGAAGGGGCCCAACTTCGCCGCAACCGGGGCGGTGGCCAGAGCCTTGACCATTCCCGTGACCGCGTCCGGCGGGGTCTCGTCTATCGAGGATGTGCGGCGCTTGAAAGAGCTCGAACCGGATGGCGTCGATGAAGTAATCATCGGGCGCGCCCTTTATCTTGGGGCCATCAACCTGGCGGAGGCCGTCGCCGTCGCGGAGGGAGGTTCGTGACCCAACGTTATGGCGCCGTGACCATCATTGGCGTGGGATTGCTGGGCGGTTCCCTCGCCCTGGCCATGAAGGCCAGAAACATGACGGACATGGTGCGCGGCGTGGGGCGCAACCCCGCGACGCTTGAGAAGGCCAGCGCTCTCGGCATCATCGATGCGTCATACCTGGAACCTGGCGAGGCATGCCGGGGCGCGGACCTGGTTGTGATTTGTACGCCGGCGGGGAGTGTGCCGGCGGTTCTGGACGCCATCCGCCCGACGTGTTCGAACGCGGCGCTTGTCACCGATGTGGCCAGCACCAAAGCCGTCATTTGCAGTCACGCCGCCCGCACCTGGCCCGCGCCGTTGCGTTTTGTGGGCAGTCATCCCATGGCCGGCTCGGAGAAGTTCGGACCCGAACACGCATCCCCGGCGCTCTATGAGGGCTGCGTCACCATCGTCGATGCCAACCCGGCCGCGGCAGAAGCGAGACGCGCGGTCACCGCGCTGTGGGAAGCCGTAGGCGCGAAGGTCGTCGTCCTCGAGCCGGCGGTGCACGACGCCCTTGTCGCGCGCACCAGCCATATCCCCCATATCGTGGCGGGCTGCATTGCGCGGCTGGCCGCAGCGGCGGGCAATGTCACGCCCGTGGTCGGGACGGGGTTCCGCGACGTGACCCGCGTGGCGGCGGGCCGGCCCGAACTCTGGCGCGACATCTGCCTCACCAACCGGACGGCCATCGCCGAAGGTCTCGAGTTGCTGGAGCAGAACTTGGCCGAGGTCCGGCGCATGGTAGCCGAAGGCCGCGCCGGCGAATTGGATGCCTTCTTCGAGCAGGCCCAGCAGGCGCGGCGCAAAGCATTGGGAGAGCCATGAAAGGGGCGTTCATAACGCTGGAAGGCGTCGAGGGCTGCGGCAAGACTACGCAGATGTCCATGCTCCGGGACCGCCTCGAGGCGGACGGACATCGCGTTTTGCTCACACGTGAACCCGGCGGGACGCCTATCGCCGAAGCGGTGCGCGACATCCTTCTCGACCCCGCTAACACCGCCCTGTCTCCCGTGGCCGAGTTGCTGTTGTATGAGGCTGCACGCGCGCAACACGTCGCCGAACGCATCAAACCCGCCCTCGACAACGGCATCATCGTCATATGTGACCGGTTCGCCGACAGCACGACGGCCTACCAGGGCGCGGGCCGGGTGTTGCCTCTCGATACGGTGCTGGCCCTGCATCGCGTGGCTACCGGAACAGTCTGGCCCGACCTGACCATCGTGCTGGACATCCCTGCCGAGGCCGGGCTCAAGCGCGCCGCCGCGGCGCGCGACCGCGACCGCATCGAGCGGGAACCCCTCGCGTTTCATCAGCGCGTGCGCGCTGAGTTCCTGCGCATCGCCGAGGCGGAACCGGAGCGCGTGAAAGTCGTCGATGCGTCTCAACCGCTTGAAACCGTTGCCGAGGCCATTTATGCACACGTAAGCAAGGTGTTGGAGCAGCCGTGAGTTTTTCGGACATTAGAGATCAGGAAGTGGCCGTTCGCCTGTTGCGGCAGATTCTGCGCCGTGGCCGTATCCCGAACGCGATGTTGTTCTGGGGCCCGGGCGGCGTCGGCAAGGCGCTGACCGCCCTGGAGATGGCCAAAGCGGTGCAGTGCAAGCAGCGGGGGGACGACGCTTGCGGCGAATGCCTCCAGTGCCGGAAGGTTGCCAGCGGAAACCACCCGGACGTACGGGTCGTCACGCCAAAGGACAAGACCCGGCTCATCAAGAAGGAGGCGATTGAGGAAATCAACGAGATCTGCTCGTTGCGGCCGTACGAGTCGGAATGGCGGATCGTCATCTTCCACGACGCCGAACGCATGAACGCGCCTGCCCAGAACCACTTTCTCAAGATGCTCGAGGAACCCCCGGGGCGTACCCTGTTCATTCTGGTCAGTGAATTGCCGCGCGAGCTGCTCCCAACCATCCGGTCGCGATGCCAGATGGTGCGGTTTCGAAGCCTTCGGCCCGAAACGGTTCTGGCACTGCTCCAACGGGAGCGGGAGTTGCCGCCCGACAAGGCCGAATCGATCGCGGCGCTCTCGCAAGGCCGTATGGACCGGGCCTTCGATCTGTTGGATTCGGACAAGCGCGAGCTTGTGTTGCACATCGTCGCCCAACTGAAAGGCGGCGCGGATCCCGTTGAGCTCTCGGAGGAGTTCGCGAAACGCCTCGAAGCCCAGCGAAAAGAGGTTGAGGCCGTTATTGACGCGGAGCTGAAGATTAGTGCCGGGGAAACATTCGGCATCGAGGACAAGGAGGCCATGAAAGAAGAGCGCCTGGCCCTTACCCAGGCAGCCTTCCAGCGTGGTATACTCGATTATCTGTTCCTGTTGGAAACGTGGTACCGTGACGAGATGGTCTACGCGGCCACGAAGAAAGAAGGCAGCATTTTCAACCGGGACCACCTGGACGGCGTCCGTGACCGGCTCTCCACCGTGCCGGAGAACAAGATCGAGGCGGTGGAGAAAGCGCGGTATTACCTCGACCGGTTCGTGAATGAGGAACGCGTGTTTCGCGACCTTTTCTTCGCTTTGGCGGCTGATTAGCGCCGAGGGAGGAGTGTGATATAGATGCAGACCGTGAAAATCCGTCTCCGCAAGCCCACGCGAGTGTTCACCTTCTTGTCTGAAGACATCCCGTTGATACGCAACGACAAATGCATCGTGCGGAGCGATCGCGGCCTGGAATACGGCATCTGTATCGTGCCTCCCGAGGACTGTCCCGAGGGCATGAAGGAATTGGTCAAGATGAACGTCGTGCGCCGGGCTTCGCTGGCCGACGAAAGCACGTTCAACCAGATCCAGCGCGAGGAGGACCGCGCGAAGGGAATCTGTGCCCAGAAGATCGCCCAGCACAAGCTCTCGATGAAGCTGGTCGATGTCGAATACACCTTCGACAAACACAAGGTCATCTTTTACTTTACCGCCGCAGAACGGGTGGACTTCCGCAAACTCGTGCGCGACCTTGCCCAGGAACTCAAAACCCGCATCGAGTTGCGCCACATCCAGGTGCGCGACGAAGCGAAGCTGGTGGGGGGATTGGGTGTGTGCGGGCGCGAACTCTGCTGCGCGTGCTGGCTGACGGAATTCCAGCCCATCTCGATGAAGATGGCTAAGCGGCAGAGCCTTTCGCTGAATCCGTCGAAGATCAGCGGCCAGTGCGGCCGCTTGCTGTGCTGCCTCGCCTATGAGAATGACCAGTATCCCGATCCGCGCAGAATGAAAGCGGCCGCACACACGTCAGCCGAGGCAGCCTTCGAGGAATTTGACGATACCTCGGAGCTCGACGACACGGAGATAACCGAGGAAGTGGGGGAAGAGGTGGTCGTCGTCAGCAATGCCGATCTAACGGCGCTCGAGGACGCCGTGCAGCCTCCGGAACCTGCTTCGCCGCCACAGCAGACGGAACAGGCGGGCGGGCATAGGAAGGGCAAACGGCGTTCGCGGCGGCGGCGGCACAAGTCCAAGAAACCCTTGGGTGACGCCCCGGGCAACACAGGCGGTGCCCCTACTTGACGGGCTTGGCCGACACGCATTGCCACCTCCAAGACGCCCGTTTTGATGAAGACCGCCCCGAAGTGCTCGAGCGCAGCCTGGCCGCGTTGGACTGGCTGCTTGTCGTCGGCGACGATCTGGATACCAGCCAACGGGCCGTGGACTTGG contains:
- the rpmI gene encoding 50S ribosomal protein L35 translates to MPKMKTNKSASKRFSFTKKGKIKRHKAFASHLKTHKSAKRKRGLRTAAILGPEDSARVKRMLPYG
- the rplT gene encoding 50S ribosomal protein L20, whose protein sequence is MPQATNAPASRRRRKKIIKLASGYRGSRHRLLKTARQAVEHSGIYAYRDRKVRKREFRKLWIARINAATRANGIPYSRFILGLRKANIDVNRKMLADMAVSDEAGFTKLVELAKAELD
- the hisA gene encoding 1-(5-phosphoribosyl)-5-[(5-phosphoribosylamino)methylideneamino]imidazole-4-carboxamide isomerase — protein: MRIVPAVDIRGGRCVNLVQGDYDRETVFSDEPVDQARRWFEAVRGLIHIVDLDGAREGRLCALGVLRNLHEAGIPFEIGGGIRAMADVDSAAAAGAGRVILGTAAYRDPEFLQQAIARYPGKIAVGVDARDGRVALSAWRDTTDRDAVEFARDMQRAGAARIIYTDINSDGMMKGPNFAATGAVARALTIPVTASGGVSSIEDVRRLKELEPDGVDEVIIGRALYLGAINLAEAVAVAEGGS
- a CDS encoding prephenate dehydrogenase, which codes for MTQRYGAVTIIGVGLLGGSLALAMKARNMTDMVRGVGRNPATLEKASALGIIDASYLEPGEACRGADLVVICTPAGSVPAVLDAIRPTCSNAALVTDVASTKAVICSHAARTWPAPLRFVGSHPMAGSEKFGPEHASPALYEGCVTIVDANPAAAEARRAVTALWEAVGAKVVVLEPAVHDALVARTSHIPHIVAGCIARLAAAAGNVTPVVGTGFRDVTRVAAGRPELWRDICLTNRTAIAEGLELLEQNLAEVRRMVAEGRAGELDAFFEQAQQARRKALGEP
- the tmk gene encoding dTMP kinase; protein product: MKGAFITLEGVEGCGKTTQMSMLRDRLEADGHRVLLTREPGGTPIAEAVRDILLDPANTALSPVAELLLYEAARAQHVAERIKPALDNGIIVICDRFADSTTAYQGAGRVLPLDTVLALHRVATGTVWPDLTIVLDIPAEAGLKRAAAARDRDRIEREPLAFHQRVRAEFLRIAEAEPERVKVVDASQPLETVAEAIYAHVSKVLEQP
- the holB gene encoding DNA polymerase III subunit delta'; this encodes MSFSDIRDQEVAVRLLRQILRRGRIPNAMLFWGPGGVGKALTALEMAKAVQCKQRGDDACGECLQCRKVASGNHPDVRVVTPKDKTRLIKKEAIEEINEICSLRPYESEWRIVIFHDAERMNAPAQNHFLKMLEEPPGRTLFILVSELPRELLPTIRSRCQMVRFRSLRPETVLALLQRERELPPDKAESIAALSQGRMDRAFDLLDSDKRELVLHIVAQLKGGADPVELSEEFAKRLEAQRKEVEAVIDAELKISAGETFGIEDKEAMKEERLALTQAAFQRGILDYLFLLETWYRDEMVYAATKKEGSIFNRDHLDGVRDRLSTVPENKIEAVEKARYYLDRFVNEERVFRDLFFALAAD
- the ricT gene encoding regulatory iron-sulfur-containing complex subunit RicT, which produces MQTVKIRLRKPTRVFTFLSEDIPLIRNDKCIVRSDRGLEYGICIVPPEDCPEGMKELVKMNVVRRASLADESTFNQIQREEDRAKGICAQKIAQHKLSMKLVDVEYTFDKHKVIFYFTAAERVDFRKLVRDLAQELKTRIELRHIQVRDEAKLVGGLGVCGRELCCACWLTEFQPISMKMAKRQSLSLNPSKISGQCGRLLCCLAYENDQYPDPRRMKAAAHTSAEAAFEEFDDTSELDDTEITEEVGEEVVVVSNADLTALEDAVQPPEPASPPQQTEQAGGHRKGKRRSRRRRHKSKKPLGDAPGNTGGAPT